In one window of Bombus vancouverensis nearcticus chromosome 10, iyBomVanc1_principal, whole genome shotgun sequence DNA:
- the Ttc7 gene encoding tetratricopeptide repeat domain 7 isoform X2 has product MTSKKGHTLRIESEIDKNREDGNWKKVIELAEHLKVQYPSNECLANFLCGEGRLESFLEQTPPIDANIGKARNGLQETRKYLILAANEKDKQALVVLDAHLLLGKLHYAMGMYEEALKHYQQAELHTLTEKPLPCRSLRIIAESYAIKGLCLEKLPPNSKSKYKIAEWQEQIIKCYEITGDLTLVYLQEQEKLAMQHQNGTSTVNSNNAGTYSSQSSYCSTKHIGPILETALQRAPILYIQTGNIQGAINRYREILSAVESTTTQSLRVTLTRQLAEVLVRGISGAEYKAPEAPSDSTDSPWKPKKYLGPNMFVPRNEYEETILLLLISEAMAVRDAVLSQSPEFKDARIHAFENATAVYDLLTVVVVRWSQVDLLYESFERAMKFSHEEAHVWTQCALCLISMGRYMHAYRVLKVVARLSPQKVMPCLLAARLCYEQLNMIKEGIEWSQKALQRETSNSQGMQSRCHLYIGIGHSILATNTIVKMDKTYHTKTALECFQKAQQCDPNDHLAEYYLAHEYAINRQINDAMVHVKIALNLRAEHIPSLHLLVLLLSAHKQYSEALHLINSVLEEYPDNLNFLYVKAHLELQSIGGEQALFTIRHMLLLWKNLYEDQTNANCNEQHSEKRSETRSVFQLYASEMSDKDSSSVHAQSLAASRVEQALSEVASSLSSFTPKPGPQRAWLLQLQVWLLLTEVYLVLDQPNGAVLSLQEATNIFPLSHHIMYTRGLLHEYKLEYMEAKQCYQNAVSINPSHIKSLQHLGLIYHYLGSQRLAEKTLRDAAKIDPNSHQTWYNLGKVLESLGEVEAASDCMATALEVETTNPILPILSIPVTFE; this is encoded by the exons ATGACTAGTAAAAAAGGACACACCCTCCGAATTGAATCAGAAATCGATAAAAACCGTGAGGAcggaaattggaaaaaggtTATAGAATTGGCGGAACACCTGAAAGTACAGTACCCTAGTAATG AATGTTTAGCAAATTTTTTATGTGGGGAAGGAAGATTAGAAAGCTTTTTAGAACAAACTCCACCTATAGATGCCAACATTGGAAAAGCTAGAAATGGACTACAAGAAACTAGAAAATACTTGATCCTTGCAGCAAATGAAAAAGATAAACAA gcTTTGGTTGTATTGGATGCACATTTACTACTTGGTAAATTGCATTATGCAATGGGGATGTATGAAGAAGCTCTTAAACATTATCAACAAGCTGAATTACACACACTTACAGAAAAACCATTACCTTGTAGAAGCCTACGTATTATTGCAGAATCATATGCAATTAAAG GTCTTTGTTTGGAAAAGTTACCACCAAATTCtaaatcaaaatataaaatagcagAATGGCAAGAGCAAATCATCAAATGTTATGAAATTACTGGGGACCTGACATTGGTGTATttacaagaacaagaaaaactTGCAATGCAACATCAAAATGGCACGTCTACCGTAAATAGTAACAATGCAG GTACATATTCCTCTCAGTCTTCGTATTGTTCTACAAAACATATCGGGCCAATTTTGGAAACTGCACTACAAAGGGCACCCATATTGTACATTCAAACTGGTAATATTCAAGGTGCAATAAACCGATACAG GGAAATTTTATCTGCTGTGGAGTCTACAACTACTCAAAGTCTTAGAGTTACTTTAACAAGACAATTGGCAGAAGTATTAGTTCGAGGAATTAGCGGTGCGGAATATAAAGCTCCAGAAGCACCAAGTGATTCGACag ATTCTCCTTGGAAGCCAAAGAAATATTTAGGTCCTAATATGTTTGTGCCAAGAAATGAGTATGAAGAAACAATTCTGTTATTATTAATAAGTGAAGCTATGGCAGTTAGAGATGCTGTCCTTAGTCAATCTCCAGAATTTAAAGATGCAAGAATACATGCTTTTGAAAATGCCACTGCAGTATATGATCTCCTCACAGTAGTCGTTGTGAGATGGAGTCAAGTAGATTTGCTATATGAG TCATTTGAAAGGGCAATGAAATTTTCTCATGAGGAAGCCCATGTATGGACTCAATGTGCATTATGTTTAATTAGTATGGGGAGATATATGCATGCATATAGGGTTTTGAAAGTAGTAGCAAGATTATCACCACAGAAGGTAATGCCTTGTCTTTTAGCTGCAAGGTTGTGCTATGAACAATTAAATATG ataaaagaaGGTATTGAATGGAGTCAAAAAGCACTTCAAAGAGAAACATCAAATTCTCAAGGAATGCAATCAAGATGTCATCTCTATATTGGTATTGGTCATAGTATTCTTGCTACAAACACTATAGTAAAAATGGATAAAACCTACCATACCAAAACAGCTTTAGAATGTTTTCAAAA GGCGCAACAGTGTGATCCAAATGATCATTTAGCTGAATACTATTTAGCACACGAATATGCAATTAACAGACAAATTAACGACGCAATGGTTCATGTAAAAATTGCGTTAAATCTTCGGGCAGAACACATTCCATCCTTGCATTTATTGGTATTACTGCTGTCTGCACATAAGCAATATTCAGAAGCATTGCATCTAATAAACAGTGTATTAGAAGAATATCcagataatttaaattttctttatgTAAAAGCACATCTCGAATTACAAAGTATCGGTGGTGAACAAGCATTGTTCACCATAAGACATATGCTTTTACTTTGGAAAAATTTGTATGAAGATCAAACTAACGCTAATTGTAATGAACAGCACAGTGAGAAACGCAGTGAAACAAGAAGTGTTTTTCAACTGTATGCTTCTGAAATGTCTGATAAAGACTCTA GTTCTGTACATGCACAATCATTGGCTGCTTCAAGAGTAGAACAAGCCTTATCTGAAGTTGCATCATCACTTAGCTCTTTTACCCCAAAGCCTGGACCACAAAGAGCATGGCTATTACAATTACAAGTTTGGTTACTACTTACCGAAGTATACCTAGTTTTAGATCAGCCAAATGGTGCTGTTCTTTCCTTGCAAGAAGCCACGAATATTTTTCCACTAAGTCACCATATTATGTATACA CGGGGTCTTCTTCATGAATATAAATTGGAATATATGGAAGCAAAGCAATGTTATCAGAATGCAGTTTCAATTAATCCATCACATATCAAAAGTTTACAACATTTG ggATTAATTTATCACTATTTGGGAAGCCAAAGGTTAGCTGAAAAAACTTTACGGGATGCTGCAAAAATTGACCCAAATTCTCATCAAACATG GTATAATTTGGGAAAAGTGTTGGAATCCTTAGGTGAAGTAGAAGCAGCAAGTGATTGTATGGCAACAGCATTGGAAGTGGAAACCACAAATCCAATATTACCAATTCTCTCGATTCCAGTTACATTTGaatga
- the Ttc7 gene encoding tetratricopeptide repeat domain 7 isoform X1 has product MTSKKGHTLRIESEIDKNREDGNWKKVIELAEHLKVQYPSNECLANFLCGEGRLESFLEQTPPIDANIGKARNGLQETRKYLILAANEKDKQALVVLDAHLLLGKLHYAMGMYEEALKHYQQAELHTLTEKPLPCRSLRIIAESYAIKDTEKHLSCRRLRIIAESYAIKGLCLEKLPPNSKSKYKIAEWQEQIIKCYEITGDLTLVYLQEQEKLAMQHQNGTSTVNSNNAGTYSSQSSYCSTKHIGPILETALQRAPILYIQTGNIQGAINRYREILSAVESTTTQSLRVTLTRQLAEVLVRGISGAEYKAPEAPSDSTDSPWKPKKYLGPNMFVPRNEYEETILLLLISEAMAVRDAVLSQSPEFKDARIHAFENATAVYDLLTVVVVRWSQVDLLYESFERAMKFSHEEAHVWTQCALCLISMGRYMHAYRVLKVVARLSPQKVMPCLLAARLCYEQLNMIKEGIEWSQKALQRETSNSQGMQSRCHLYIGIGHSILATNTIVKMDKTYHTKTALECFQKAQQCDPNDHLAEYYLAHEYAINRQINDAMVHVKIALNLRAEHIPSLHLLVLLLSAHKQYSEALHLINSVLEEYPDNLNFLYVKAHLELQSIGGEQALFTIRHMLLLWKNLYEDQTNANCNEQHSEKRSETRSVFQLYASEMSDKDSSSVHAQSLAASRVEQALSEVASSLSSFTPKPGPQRAWLLQLQVWLLLTEVYLVLDQPNGAVLSLQEATNIFPLSHHIMYTRGLLHEYKLEYMEAKQCYQNAVSINPSHIKSLQHLGLIYHYLGSQRLAEKTLRDAAKIDPNSHQTWYNLGKVLESLGEVEAASDCMATALEVETTNPILPILSIPVTFE; this is encoded by the exons ATGACTAGTAAAAAAGGACACACCCTCCGAATTGAATCAGAAATCGATAAAAACCGTGAGGAcggaaattggaaaaaggtTATAGAATTGGCGGAACACCTGAAAGTACAGTACCCTAGTAATG AATGTTTAGCAAATTTTTTATGTGGGGAAGGAAGATTAGAAAGCTTTTTAGAACAAACTCCACCTATAGATGCCAACATTGGAAAAGCTAGAAATGGACTACAAGAAACTAGAAAATACTTGATCCTTGCAGCAAATGAAAAAGATAAACAA gcTTTGGTTGTATTGGATGCACATTTACTACTTGGTAAATTGCATTATGCAATGGGGATGTATGAAGAAGCTCTTAAACATTATCAACAAGCTGAATTACACACACTTACAGAAAAACCATTACCTTGTAGAAGCCTACGTATTATTGCAGAATCATATGCAATTAAAG ACACAGAGAAACATTTATCCTGCCGAAGACTGCGCATTATTGCTGAGTCGTACGCAATTAAAG GTCTTTGTTTGGAAAAGTTACCACCAAATTCtaaatcaaaatataaaatagcagAATGGCAAGAGCAAATCATCAAATGTTATGAAATTACTGGGGACCTGACATTGGTGTATttacaagaacaagaaaaactTGCAATGCAACATCAAAATGGCACGTCTACCGTAAATAGTAACAATGCAG GTACATATTCCTCTCAGTCTTCGTATTGTTCTACAAAACATATCGGGCCAATTTTGGAAACTGCACTACAAAGGGCACCCATATTGTACATTCAAACTGGTAATATTCAAGGTGCAATAAACCGATACAG GGAAATTTTATCTGCTGTGGAGTCTACAACTACTCAAAGTCTTAGAGTTACTTTAACAAGACAATTGGCAGAAGTATTAGTTCGAGGAATTAGCGGTGCGGAATATAAAGCTCCAGAAGCACCAAGTGATTCGACag ATTCTCCTTGGAAGCCAAAGAAATATTTAGGTCCTAATATGTTTGTGCCAAGAAATGAGTATGAAGAAACAATTCTGTTATTATTAATAAGTGAAGCTATGGCAGTTAGAGATGCTGTCCTTAGTCAATCTCCAGAATTTAAAGATGCAAGAATACATGCTTTTGAAAATGCCACTGCAGTATATGATCTCCTCACAGTAGTCGTTGTGAGATGGAGTCAAGTAGATTTGCTATATGAG TCATTTGAAAGGGCAATGAAATTTTCTCATGAGGAAGCCCATGTATGGACTCAATGTGCATTATGTTTAATTAGTATGGGGAGATATATGCATGCATATAGGGTTTTGAAAGTAGTAGCAAGATTATCACCACAGAAGGTAATGCCTTGTCTTTTAGCTGCAAGGTTGTGCTATGAACAATTAAATATG ataaaagaaGGTATTGAATGGAGTCAAAAAGCACTTCAAAGAGAAACATCAAATTCTCAAGGAATGCAATCAAGATGTCATCTCTATATTGGTATTGGTCATAGTATTCTTGCTACAAACACTATAGTAAAAATGGATAAAACCTACCATACCAAAACAGCTTTAGAATGTTTTCAAAA GGCGCAACAGTGTGATCCAAATGATCATTTAGCTGAATACTATTTAGCACACGAATATGCAATTAACAGACAAATTAACGACGCAATGGTTCATGTAAAAATTGCGTTAAATCTTCGGGCAGAACACATTCCATCCTTGCATTTATTGGTATTACTGCTGTCTGCACATAAGCAATATTCAGAAGCATTGCATCTAATAAACAGTGTATTAGAAGAATATCcagataatttaaattttctttatgTAAAAGCACATCTCGAATTACAAAGTATCGGTGGTGAACAAGCATTGTTCACCATAAGACATATGCTTTTACTTTGGAAAAATTTGTATGAAGATCAAACTAACGCTAATTGTAATGAACAGCACAGTGAGAAACGCAGTGAAACAAGAAGTGTTTTTCAACTGTATGCTTCTGAAATGTCTGATAAAGACTCTA GTTCTGTACATGCACAATCATTGGCTGCTTCAAGAGTAGAACAAGCCTTATCTGAAGTTGCATCATCACTTAGCTCTTTTACCCCAAAGCCTGGACCACAAAGAGCATGGCTATTACAATTACAAGTTTGGTTACTACTTACCGAAGTATACCTAGTTTTAGATCAGCCAAATGGTGCTGTTCTTTCCTTGCAAGAAGCCACGAATATTTTTCCACTAAGTCACCATATTATGTATACA CGGGGTCTTCTTCATGAATATAAATTGGAATATATGGAAGCAAAGCAATGTTATCAGAATGCAGTTTCAATTAATCCATCACATATCAAAAGTTTACAACATTTG ggATTAATTTATCACTATTTGGGAAGCCAAAGGTTAGCTGAAAAAACTTTACGGGATGCTGCAAAAATTGACCCAAATTCTCATCAAACATG GTATAATTTGGGAAAAGTGTTGGAATCCTTAGGTGAAGTAGAAGCAGCAAGTGATTGTATGGCAACAGCATTGGAAGTGGAAACCACAAATCCAATATTACCAATTCTCTCGATTCCAGTTACATTTGaatga